The DNA sequence CGCGCTTCCGGTGAGGCTGCCCGTCACCACCGCCCCCTGCGGCAGCGCCACCCGCCCGCTCGCCCGGTCGGCGCTGAGCGCGGTGCGGAAGGAAGTGCCGTCCGGGCTGACCTTCAGCGCGAAGTCGTCGCTGCCCGCAAGCCCGATTTCGGCCCGGCCCGACCAGTCGGACTGGAACAGGAGGCTCGCCGTCTCGGCCTCCGCGGCCTTGTTGACCTTGATCCGGTGGCTCGCACCCGCATGGGTGAAGAGCGTGGCGGGGCCCGCCACCGCGAGGCGGTTGGTGGCATCGGCCGAGGTGGCGATGCCCAGCGAGGGAAATTCCGGCAGAAGGCCGATCAGCGTGCGCCAGCCCTGGGCGGTGAAGACGAGCCCCGCTCCCTCGGCCAGCACGAAGGTCTGCCAGCCCGGCTGCGGGGCGAGGAAACGCCAGACCGCCGCCTCCGCGTCCCAGACCGCAAAGGCCTCCTCCCGCCCTGCCCAGGCCCCTTCGGCGCCCGGGCCCACCAGATGCCGCGCCCCCGCGGCCGGGGCGGCGGGCGGCGCGGAGCGGTCGCGGTCGAGCACGGCGGGCTGGACCAGCACATCGAGCCGCTGCAGCGCCTCGTTGTGGGTCACATGTTTCTGCGCCTGGGAAGGCAGGATGTAGGGAAGCGACAGGATCGGCGAGGCGTCGGACATGAAAAACCCCTTCGGCACAGGATCGGCCGCCGCAGGCTAGGCGGAGAGGGTGAACGGCCGGTGGCCGGAGCGTGCGCTGCCTCCTCCGCCGGGCGCGGGACACTTCCGCACGGCCCGCCTGCAGGGCGCATCCGGCTCGGGGGCCGCCGGACGCGCGGGATCTCCGCCGTCACGCCAGCCGCAGTCTGCCCGCCGGACGGTATCCGGTTCGGGGCCGCCGGCGTGGGGGCTCCTCGAGGATCGGCGGCAGGCGGGGCTCGACAGGTCGGGGCCGCCGGACGCGGGAGGTCTGCCCTGCCCTTCTCCGGCCTGCCGCGGCGACTCCGACGGGCGCTTCGGGCACCGCAACCGGGACGGGGACGGCGCGCCTCCTCCCCCGGAAAAGCCATTCCCTTTGAAAGCGGAGTCGAATTTCATTGTTTTCCGGCCCCACTGCCTGCCGAAAGGAACAGGCGCCCCCTGCCCCGGCTTGAAGAAGCCTCGTCGCCGTCCATAGTCGGAGGACCACCCTCGCCGCCCGCCCTCGCAGCCAGGTCCGGCAGGGCGCTCCCGCGCCCGATCCGGCCGCCCGCCCTGACCCAGCCAGAGGTTCACCGCGCTTCATGACGTCCGACCAGACCCCTGCCCGCCCAGCCCTTCTCGTCCTCGGAATGCACCGCTCCGGCACCTCGGCCCTTGCGGGCGTGCTCGGCCGGGCGGGCTTCGCGCTGCCGCAGGAGTTGATGCCTCCGACCGAGCACAATCCGCGGGGCTATTTCGAATCCACCCGGATCTTCCGGCTGAACGATGCGCTTCTGGCCGCGGCGGGCTCTTCCTGGGACGACTGGCGGGCCTTCGATGCGGACTGGCACCTCTCGCCCGCGGCCGAGCCGTTCCATGCCGAGGCGCAGGAGGCGCTCGCGGCGGAATTTCCCGGCACGGCGCCGATCGTGCTCAAGGATCCGCGGATCTGCCGGCTGCTGCCCTTCTGGACCCGCGCGCTGACCGAGGC is a window from the Cereibacter sphaeroides 2.4.1 genome containing:
- a CDS encoding DUF2793 domain-containing protein, whose protein sequence is MSDASPILSLPYILPSQAQKHVTHNEALQRLDVLVQPAVLDRDRSAPPAAPAAGARHLVGPGAEGAWAGREEAFAVWDAEAAVWRFLAPQPGWQTFVLAEGAGLVFTAQGWRTLIGLLPEFPSLGIATSADATNRLAVAGPATLFTHAGASHRIKVNKAAEAETASLLFQSDWSGRAEIGLAGSDDFALKVSPDGTSFRTALSADRASGRVALPQGAVVTGSLTGSAVQASAADATPGRLLTVGAFGLGAPAPLVGNAGAVDGALAPGFYGYDSAQGSSGGPAGVQAGLLLHQSRGAGEVQLFLVEAGGGGLMPGILFSRARGEGAWSPWVAGGIVESAGNANGRYIRHQDGTQSCWQKVTTSASADVVAPFPAAFSTATGLVTVSSVVSNGAQALSPRLTGRTTTSVGVSVFSATNTRLAAQVELISMGRWY